TCATGCAGGGTTTATAAAACCCGACAATATGAAGTCACTATCTGAAATGGTTTTTGAGATGCAAGGCCTCAATCAGGTGGGCATCTTCGGCAAGAGGTGAAAGGGTCGTCTCACTGAAACCTCAGTGGTGTATCAGACATGAGCATGCATGGACCAGAGGAGCTCCAGACTCATCCAAGCTCCCCTCACAGAGAAGCCTAAATATGAAATGACGTCACACACCGACTTCAATTAAGCcttgataaataaaacacaaatgtttaTTTACATAAATATTTCCAAATACTGATCTTCCACATAGAGGACAAATTATATACAGTGATGGTAGGGTTGAAAGAACTTCCTTAGAATGTGACATTCAGTTTGAATGAAGAAACAAACATTCCAGATGCGTATGTACAGCAGGGTCTAAGCTTGCAAGCCCAAGGTTCTCAAAATTCCCATCAAATGGCACAAAAGGCAGAAGAGAGTCACCCTCTTCAAGTTCAACTTAGAACCGGCCTCCTATACTGCATTACGTGACAATACAGTTTGTAAGAAAATACCCAGGTAAAAACTCAAGAAAAGAAAGTGATTTATTTTAACCCTAAATCAGATTGACCAGAAGTAACCCTATGCGACTATGACTCCAGAGGAATTGTATTTAGAAGGAtattaaactaaaaacaaacattgtCTTTTGGCTTAAACAGCAGTCCGTGGTAGAAAATCATTTTTCAAGCACAACGTTTAATGAATATTGtgctctttttttattatgttaaaacTAACTACAGGTTTcccatatttctaacagtgtaaGTGAACAGCATTTTCAAAGACAGTATCTGTTTGAGCTGTTAATTATTTTGGTGTTGCTTTTCTTTACCTAAATGGCAGTCAAGTTTCCAAGTAAACCAGCATCAACTTTGGTTAGGCTACACGTGCTAATTGAAGTGACCGAAGGtgagcagcagtttaaaaaaaaagacaggaaaaATAATACAAGGTAAAAAACCAATAGATTTACCTTCGATTAAATTGCGCAAAAAATAAAGATACTGTCTATAAAGATTGCTTTTGTTACAACAAATGAGGTTAAGTGGGATTACTAAgattcatattttatatatatttatatatgtatatatctcacAACTGTCAAATCCATGGAACCCGTGTATATCTAGAACATACAAAaaattcaagtaaaaaaaaaaaaagaattgtattAATTTAGCCATTTTAGTTTCATCGAACTTAGAAATCCACAAGCAAAACTGTTCAGAGGTGCTGTCCCAGAAATCCCTTCTGCTTCCAAACCCCGTTAAAAAAAGGGTAGGCAAGGAGACTGCCGCTCTGGCAATGGAACTGGGAAAGGAACTGACATCACTGCTGGGCTCCGGCTGCCACTGGTGTCCCCAGGGCACTGGCAGCAGAAATGATGGGCGAGCCAGCCATCGGGCCGAGAGGGGAGGAGGTTGGCATTGCAGAAATCCCTGGACAAGATACAAAACAGAGTGGTTTAAATCCACTCACAACTTCAACCCAACAGGGCATGTTTACACAAGGTGTGGCTTCAGCTACAAAATCATTTCATACATTTCACCGTCGTGCAATTCCCCTGACTATAGATCTCAATGCGctaaacgtattctcattttaaaacatccatgctggtcaaagcatcttactggcttcaaagcatgtcagtcattaggggaagggGCTGGTTGGTTACTTACAAGACAAAGCCCTGAAAGGGTGGGGCCAGGTCGAACCTCGCACCAGATACCATGGCGTGAACCGTATGAATTATTGAGACCTGtccagtgaatggatgtgcatgacgTGAAACGTATGAATTATTGAGGCCTGtccagtgaatggatgtgcatggcgtgAACCGTATGAATTATTGAGACCTGTACAGTGAATGGATATGCATGATGTGAACCGtatgaattattgttttaaatttaaatccaGGTTGGCTATAACATGCGTTTCTTTCAGAGACTAACAAGCGGAAGTGAAGTGGAATGAAGCTGTTAAAGAGCTCCAGCACAAGGAGGACGGTGCTTACCTGACATCATGCTGGCTGAACTGACAGGGGTGCTACCCGGGCCCCCCATTCGGGACTGCTCTTTCACTATGGGGTCTGCAAAGACAACAGCACAGCATCATCCACACCGCTCACATCTCATTGAATGTTATAGGAGCCAGCACAGCTTCATCCGCACCGCTCACATCTCATTGAATGTTATAGGAGCCAAGCTTTCATGGCACTGGACTTACAGCACAGCACATTCTTATACTATACAGACAGTGCTTACAAAGTCATAATGGACCCGGTGCTGTAAATCAGACAACTAATTTCATTTAGTGAGGCTTCCATAGTTTCCTTTTActattaaataacatttattttcatactgCCTTTTATTTTATACAGGCATTTAAATGTAGAGGAAGGGCCACTTTGAACAATTAAGGGGAAGCAGAAAAGGACATTGTCACCTCCACTGTGACCCCCAGAGGAGTGAGAGCAGCCATCTATTAGAAGATCATTGACAAGAAGTACGTAACATCCACCCCCATTGgcatggctgtaaattcaattGCAGCTCTCAGTACGATACAGACGATGATCACAACATAAAACAGGATGCACAGAGTGCTGTAGATGATACAGACGATGATCACGACATAGAACAGGATGCACAGAGTGCTGTAGATGATACAGACGATGATCACGACATAGAACAGGATGCACAGAGTGCTGTAGATGATACAGACGATGATCACGACATAGAACAGGATGCACAGAGTGCTGTAGATGATACAGACGATGATCACGACATAGAACAGGATGCACAGAGTGCTGTAGATGATACAGACGATGATCACGACATAGAACAGGATGCAAAGAGTGCTATAGAAGAGGCAAGCTGGATAAGCAGCTCTCCAGATAAATACGCACATGGAAGTGTGACACAGATGAACAGATGTATGAACAGACAGAAAGAGATAGCAATAAACTTGCCAAGtaaagtttcatgacaactggataaccGCTTTGGATATGTATGACATACTCCGGTCTCTTTTTGGACATACCCCTGTGTTTCAGAAGCAGAGCGCAGTGCAGTTACATACTCACAGTAGTAAGGATGGTTCTATCTCTTCTATTCACCCCTGTGTTTCAGAAGCAGGGCGCAGTGCAGTTACATACTCACAGTAGTAAGGGTGGTTCTATCTCTTCTATTCACCCCTGTGTTTCAGAAGCAGGGCGCAGTGCAGTTACATACTCACAGTAGTAAGGGTGGTTCTATCTCTTCTATTCACCCCTGTGTTTCAGAAGCAGGGCGCAGTGCAGTTATATACTCACAGTAGTAAGGGTGGTCCATAGCCTCCCGCGCAGTGAGCCTTGCTTGGTGGTCGTATCGGAGCAGCTTATCCAGGAAATCCAGAGCCTCGGGGCTGATTAAGTGCTGGTTCTCACTGTGAACAAAGCGCTCCCATCGCTTACGAGAATGCCTGGGAAACGAATCAGCAAGCACGCAAGAGAAATCAACCAGCAAGTTACAGGTTTGCCAAACTCAGAAGACACAGCCCCACTTTCTATGATTCCCAGCAGCTGTTCAGGATGATCTTTGTTTCAGTGATTAAGAGTAGTGTCTTATTAGAAGAAGCGTTTCACAGTTCTCCTACACAAGATGACCCAGCGTACACAAGCATGCCAGTAACACACATTCCCCCATTGCCACGGCTGTGAATTCAACGTTAGAGCCTGAGTGTGACATATAGCAGATACCGTACAGAATAGTACGGAATTAGAAATGGCAAAACACACCCCTTCACACTACTCTACAGCACTGTACACACCCCTTCACACTACTGTACAGCACTGTACACACCCCTTCACACTACTGTACAGCACTGTACACACACCCCTTCACACTACTGTACAGCACTGTACACACACCCCTTCACACTACTGTACAGCACTGTACACACACCCCTTCACACTACTCTACAGCACTGTACACACCCCTTCACACTACTGTACAGCACTGTACACACACCCATTCACACTACTGTACAGCACTGTACACACACCCCTCCACACTACTGTACAGCACTGTACACACACCCcttcactgtactgtacacacaccccctcacactACTGTACAGCACCGTATACGCCACACACACAAGCAGCTTCAGGTTTCAAAGAAAGAGGAAGCACTCACCTCCCTAAGATGTCATTAAACCGCGGTTCCAATTCAATATTGTACTTGTCAATGTAATCATACAGATCTTCAGTGCCCAAGACTTTGGCTATTCTCACCAACTGAGGAGAGAAGTAACATTGTAGACAATTATATAAAGGTGTTCTGTGCCAAACTTTCAAGTCAAAGATTTCCTTTAACACTCCTGTCTATCCTCTGATAACGAGGTCACAGAAAGGGTCAAACTATAAAGAACTCTTTCAAATATGTTGGCGTGTTCTACAATTCTCCTGGTATGCAACTGCTGTGTTATGAGATTTACTGAGGTATAGTGCTTACCATCAGtgcttaaatatttaaacactgcttgaaatgtgcaCACAAAACTCTCAGGATTTCTGAACACCATTTTGATGAAATGTGTTCATGACAAGAAGGCATGTTAAGAGACTTCCAGTtgaacatttgtcatttaattcattttctttattattattattattattattattattattattattattattattattattattattattattatttatttacttatttcttagcagatgcctttatccagggcgacttacaagatagcacattatttacatacaattacccatttatacagttgggtttttactggagcaatctaggttaagtaccttgctcaagggtacagcagcagtgtcccccacctgggattgaacccacgaccctccggtccagagtcctaaccactactccacactgcagccctttAGTATTTGATATttacctctccctcccccgcaccccctcctgctccaacccctacacccactacatcccctactaactcgccctccctctccaccttcttgcccctctcagactctgacctctcctcccggctccagggtcacaaacccaccacgtgtgccttggaccccctccccactcacctctttcaagctgctgctcctgctctactccccttcatctcctccctcctcaacacctctctactttctggcatcttcccctctgccttcaaaaaagcctctatcactcccctcctcaaaaaacctaccctcgaccccacctccctccagagctaccgtcctgtctccctcctacccttcctctccaaaaccctcgagcggactgtacaccgccagctctctgctttcctgtccaaccactctctgcttgaccctctccaatctggcttccgctctgctcactccactgaaaccgcccttctgtctgtcaccaactcacttaagtgtgcccgagctgcctctctctcctctgtcctaattctccacgacctctctgctgcctttgacactgttgatcactctattctactatcatctcttgctgacctggggatctctggcactgctctggcctggttctcctcctacctctccaaccgcacttaccaggtaacctggcgtggagcaacctccacacctcaccctctcttaactggagtcccccaagggtcagtcttgggtcctctcctgttctctctctacacccgctccctgggccccctcatcgcatcctatggtttctcataccatttctatgctgatgatgctcagattttcctctccttccccacttctgactccaccatctcctcccgtatctctacctgtctgtctgctatttcctcctggatgcactcgcatcacctcaaactcaacctctctaaatctgacctccttttctttccctcctcctccccctcctctgatctctctatctctgttcctctggaatctaccacactctctccctcttcctcagctaagaaccttggagtcaccctggacccctgcctctcttattcccagcacatctccactctggcacgcacttgcagattcttcctgagcaacatccgaagaatccgacccttcctcaccaactatgctacccagctcctggtccaggccctggtactctcccgcctagactactgcaactccctcctggctggcctccctgcgtccgccacccgtccgctccagctcatccagaactctgctgctcgcctggtgttctctctacctcgcttcgcccacgctactccactactccgctcgctccactggctcccgatcaccgctcgcatccagttcaagactcttgtactagcctacagatgccttgatcagactgcacccagctacctccagaccctcatctctccctacacccccactcgacctctccgctccgcctgcactagaagactggttctacctccgctacgctcccctgcctcccgagcccgctccttctccacccttgctccgcagtggtggaacgaccttcctacagatgtcaggactgcccagtccctgaccacattccggcgcctccttaagactcacctcttcaaacagcacctgtagaactcctctgttgtatcctgggacactatcacccttcatttaaatatgctttattttgctcttatctgccccctattttactgcatttaatcctgtacctcagaatattgtaatctgccaagtgtttaatctgtagtattttgtacttaatcatatcctgatgtaactatcactatttaatcatatcctgatgtaactttcactattatctgctgtattattgaattgtggtttgtcacacttgagaattattgtatttcttgttcttattgtatgacttatattgtaacacttgaatgtatttgtatttgcttgcgattgtaagtcgccctggataagggcgtctgctaagaaataaataataataataataataatatttggcctggtttagatcattaaagtcCATTCTCTCGATCCCCTGATTCAGGCCCCCATCCTGGCCAGAGAAGCAGTACCTGATCGTAGTTGTCGTGTCCGTGGAAGAACGGCTCCTTTCTGAAGATCATGCTGGCCAACATGCAGCCCAAACTCCACATGTCCAAGCTGTAGTCGTACATCTACAACAGAGAAGAGGTGCACAAAATTCACATCTGAACCCAAGTCTGACAATTGTGACTGCCCACAACAAACTGTAAAAAGATGAATGAAATCAAGCTGTAACATACAACCACAGCTGTACAGACAGTATACACATTAACCTGTGTTAAAGAAGGTCCTTATGTAACAGGACTGAGGCTGGGTGTGAAAGGACAACCCCACGCACCACAAGCATCTAAACCACGGAcctggacagaatctgtaacagcagtgtatcacacaacactgaccGGTACACTTAGCAAGCCTCATTACAATCGGACTTCCTGCTGTGTaaaattataaattattattattattttattattatttatttcttagctgacgcccttatccagggcgacttacaattgttacaagatattgcattattttttacatacaattacccatttatacagttgggtttttactgaagcaatctaggtaaagtaccttgctcaagggtacagcagcagtgtccccatcggggattgaacccacgaccctccggtcaagagtccagagccctaaccactactccacactgcttcaatTATTAATAATGTGAAACTATGACACAGATGGAAGTACAGCCTCCTCCATTATAGCCCAATTAACAGGGATAATCAGAGCATCTTAAAGTAGATTGACGTCTgcacctgtaaaaaaaacaagtgtgcaAGTAAGGACAGACGTCTCCATACATCCCTAGAGTCTGATTCTCTCAAAAACTTATACAAAACTGTCCTCACCATGTTTCTCGAGACATTTGTTGAATGAAAGTGCTTTTCGTGTTTTTGCTGGGTTTCAAGCATGTTCGAAAAGGAAACATCAGTCTTCAAGTAAGCCAACCCATATTGCATTGTGCGATTTACCCTGCAAATCCATACTGGATTATGTGATTTACCCTGCAAACCCATATTCCACTGGGAGGACTGTCCTGCTTACCTGGTAGTCTACAAGGAGCTCTGGACCCTTGAAATAGCGCGAGGCGACTCGCACATTGTAATCCTGTCCAGGGTGGTAGAACTCAGCCAGACCCCAGTCAATCAGCCTCAGCTACAAAAGAAacagaaagcatgtcagtcatatACACTCTGCCACGGCCGTCCATTCAAAACCAGAGTCACCAGGCATGACCGTGACGttcatcaacagtatgtacagaatactaGAGAGGAAGAATTAGCACCGACGTGTTTAATCACAATCTGATCACTCTTTGGATACATGtaacaatgtaagtgtgacatgcatACGGATGGATGAATCCCCATACCCTCCTCGATATCTAGATCATGTTTCATGACAACGGGATGAgctgttctccagatatatgcaagcGTGTGACACGTACAGTACAACCGCCTTCACTACATCCCTTTGAGAAGGGATTTCATCAGCTGAAACATGGCAAATCCGGACAGACAAGCAGTTCCCATTGTACATCCCCTGGTACTGGGACGAACATGGCTTTCACGtttaaatattctttcaaaactgaaacCACTATTCAAATATGCTTTCATTCAGATTTACCTAGAAAAAATATTCCATGTTAGTGGGATCAAAACAAATCTGATACCCATGAAATGACTTAAGAGGAGAGAAATActtctgtgctgtacaatgcataATTTATTGCAGACCttatttatgcattggttttgcATCATATGTTTGCTATAAATGATGCTACatgaatgaaaatgaaaattcAATGTTGCCCCCCTGCACTCAAAGCCCTGCCGAGGGCCCCCCCTGCACCTCAAAGCCCTGCCCAGGGCCCCCCCTGCACCTCAAAGCCCTGCCCAGGGCCCCCCCTGCACCTCAAAGCCCTGCCCAGGGCCCCCCCTGCACCTCAAAGCCCTGCCCAGGGCCCCCCCTGCACCTCAAAGCCCTGCCCAGGGCCCCCCCTGCACCTCAAAGCCCTGCCCAGGGCCCCCCCTGCACCTCAAAGCCCTGCCCAGGGCCCCCCCTGCACCTCAAAGCCCTGCCCAGGGCCCCCCCTGCACCTCAAAGCCCTGCCCAGGGCCCCCCCTGCACCTCAAAGCCCTGCCCAGGGCCCCCCCTGCACCTCAAAGCCCTGCCCAGGGCCCCCCCTGCACCTCAAAGCCCCGCCCAGGGCCCCCCCTGCACCTCAAAGCCCCGCCCAGGGCCCCCCCTGCACCTCAAAGCCCCGCCCAGGGCCCCCCCTGCACCTCAAAGCCCTGCCCAGGGCCCCCCTGCACCTCAAAGCCCTGCCCAGGGCCCCCTGCTCTGGAAGAATCCATGGTTATCCATGCAGGGAATTGTTTATCATGTAATTGGATGTATCCGTACTTTCCTGTGTTCATGGTCGATCATGACGTTGTGAGGTTTCACATCTCTGTGCATGATTCCCATACTGTGGCAATAGTCAAGAGCCTGGAAAAGAATCAGTACCaaagagtttaaaaaagaaaccaaatacAAGTAAGAGAAGTCTTCtgtataaatacagcaaacagttGTGTTCAAGGGGCTCTGTGGAAGCGCTAGTCTGCAGAAGACCAAtgttacaatacatttatttaaatcatttttaaatagtgCTGGGGCAAACACGGGTTACTCTTGTTTGAACAGTCCTTCAATTTTTAATACACCCCATTAGCGATTAAAGAAGATAATTGTTTTTAAGACTTCATTCATGCATTGGTTTCCTCAGATccagtcatttataaattatgTAATATGAACGATTACAAACATGGTCATTTCGCAGCGAATACATTTCACATAGTGTTAGTTTGAATATTCATCCCAGcactaaaaaaatattttaattaggtATTATTGTTACGATGACCCAACAGATGAACTAGCACAGCATCTATGCAGCAGCTCCAGAGGGAACAGCTCATATCTTTCTGTATAAAACCCTTTAGCATGGCTTGGCTTCTGGTATTTATATACATGCACAGAACAAACTGAGTTCAATACATGTTCTAATGCAGTATTCAGTGTGTAAGTGAAATGATCTTTGTGAAGTGCTGTGGTTTGATATATTGTGAACACACTATCCTCCCAGTGTTCCAGAACCCCTGCCGTGCTCACACCTTTTCTGTCCCATGTTGTCTGTTTCAACATAATCCTGATAGTTTTGAGACTTTTTTGCCTCCTTTACTTGGGAAAGTTCATCAGGGGTAagatttttttcttcaaacatcgcagtgtatccaattcatgctccctcctgcaacaatgctgattttctgttcccacaacacGCCACACATTCCAGtgaccagcattgttgcaggagggagtataatctggatacactgcaatccttACAAGATCATTTCTTCTCCTGGCCAGTGCTCTTgataaatgttgagaaatgtattgccaatttatgacccatgatgtgcaATTAAAAACTGTATAAGTGGGCAACGTGTTAACACTGTGATCCGACGAACAGACAGGACACAGCGACGGTAATGTAATGCGTTTCCTAGAAACTTTACAGGGTGTTCTGAACAGACAGGACACAGCGACGGTAATGTAAGGCGTTTCCTAGAAACTTTACAGGGTGTTACAAGTAAGGGAGTGTGAAAATAGAAAACATACCTTTAGGATCTCGTACATGTAGAATCGTATGTCATAGTCTGTTAAAGTCTGATACAACTGCTGTTGAGAAGACACAAAACACAAGTCACTCACAGTTCAGTGCTTCACATATCTAGTTAGTCTGCTTTTTGGCACAATGGTTACCTTAGTATGTTGATACACACTCCCAAAACGAGGGATGCAAGTCTGTTATGATCGAAACTTTCAGCTTTCCACTTCTTAAGatgtattttgtttaacaaaacgTTTAAGTTAGGATACACAGTGTTTGCGTATGAAGACAGCCCTAGACATCTGAACACCCAGATTAAGTATGAAGTCACAGTTATCCCTACCCAGGGCAGTCAGAATAAATCAGGCAAATCTGGTCATAGAACTGATTTGATGCTTGTCTACAGCCGTTCCTGCAGTATTGTATCTAGAACTGGGATGCTGGCTCTAACATTGCTTTTTGTGAGAAAGCAGCAGAACTTTAAGCTGAGATTTGAAGACTGTGAAAGTCTCGACAGATCCACCATCGAatatttcttgtttttcattACAAGATTTAACTTTACATTCATTTGAATTCCATGACAGAATGACTGGGCGAATTGCACTGCTCCAAATTACAGCAAATTCATTTAATCTCGCTTAGTATTTATACATTGATGTCAGCACAGTTATTCCCTGAATGCAGCTGTTAAGTATAGTTAAACATTTCAATTCCATGCATTATGAACAGAAGTGCTGTGGTTCTCTTCCTCGTGAGGATACAGCTCCCTGGGGGCTGGTCTGGGACTCTATGAATGCTCATGGTGTATGCTGGAGGTCTTTAAAACAGCACgctgacatttaaaaaagaaaactgtaccTTG
The Acipenser ruthenus chromosome 18, fAciRut3.2 maternal haplotype, whole genome shotgun sequence DNA segment above includes these coding regions:
- the LOC117970024 gene encoding casein kinase II subunit alpha-like isoform X2 — encoded protein: MSGPVPSRSRVYTDVNTHRPREYWDYESHVVEWGNQDDYQLVRKLGRGKYSEVFEAINITNNEKVVVKILKPVKKKKIKREIKILENLRGGPNIINLLDIVKDPVSRTPALVFEHVNNTDFKLYQTLTDYDIRFYMYEILKALDYCHSMGIMHRDVKPHNVMIDHEHRKLRLIDWGLAEFYHPGQDYNVRVASRYFKGPELLVDYQMYDYSLDMWSLGCMLASMIFRKEPFFHGHDNYDQLVRIAKVLGTEDLYDYIDKYNIELEPRFNDILGRHSRKRWERFVHSENQHLISPEALDFLDKLLRYDHQARLTAREAMDHPYYYPIVKEQSRMGGPGSTPVSSASMMSGISAMPTSSPLGPMAGSPIISAASALGTPVAAGAQQ
- the LOC117970024 gene encoding casein kinase II subunit alpha-like isoform X1; translation: MSGPVPSRSRVYTDVNTHRPREYWDYESHVVEWGNQDDYQLVRKLGRGKYSEVFEAINITNNEKVVVKILKPVKKKKIKREIKILENLRGGPNIINLLDIVKDPVSRTPALVFEHVNNTDFKQLYQTLTDYDIRFYMYEILKALDYCHSMGIMHRDVKPHNVMIDHEHRKLRLIDWGLAEFYHPGQDYNVRVASRYFKGPELLVDYQMYDYSLDMWSLGCMLASMIFRKEPFFHGHDNYDQLVRIAKVLGTEDLYDYIDKYNIELEPRFNDILGRHSRKRWERFVHSENQHLISPEALDFLDKLLRYDHQARLTAREAMDHPYYYPIVKEQSRMGGPGSTPVSSASMMSGISAMPTSSPLGPMAGSPIISAASALGTPVAAGAQQ